Proteins from a single region of Amycolatopsis sp. CA-230715:
- a CDS encoding class I SAM-dependent methyltransferase — MPTNTPEQPAPEAHRARHVAESFGTDAERYDRTRAPYPDAMVERIVAASPGPEFLDVGCGTGIAARQFRAAGRTVLGVEPDARMAEFARRDGLEVEVATIEAWEPGGRVFDAVVAGTAWHWVDPVAGAAKAAQVLRPGGRLAPFWHVFEPPPELADAFAEAYRRIAPADARPVREEDRTKSAVERYQPLLTKAADGIRGTGAFSEPEQWRFDWERTYTRDEWLDHLPTSGGLTLLPPDKLAELLDGAGAAVDAMGGSFTMRYSTVVVTATRVP, encoded by the coding sequence ATGCCCACTAATACGCCGGAGCAACCCGCTCCTGAAGCTCATCGAGCCAGGCACGTCGCGGAATCGTTCGGAACGGACGCCGAACGCTACGACCGGACCCGCGCGCCTTACCCGGACGCGATGGTGGAGCGGATCGTCGCCGCCAGCCCCGGCCCCGAGTTCCTCGATGTCGGCTGCGGCACCGGCATCGCCGCCAGGCAGTTCCGGGCGGCGGGCCGCACGGTGCTCGGTGTCGAACCCGACGCGCGGATGGCCGAGTTCGCCCGGCGCGACGGGTTGGAGGTCGAGGTGGCCACCATCGAAGCCTGGGAACCCGGAGGCCGGGTGTTCGACGCGGTCGTCGCCGGGACGGCGTGGCACTGGGTCGATCCGGTCGCCGGCGCGGCCAAAGCCGCGCAGGTGCTGCGGCCCGGCGGCCGGTTGGCGCCGTTCTGGCACGTGTTCGAGCCGCCGCCCGAGCTGGCGGACGCCTTCGCCGAGGCCTACCGGCGGATCGCGCCTGCCGACGCCAGGCCGGTGAGGGAAGAGGATCGGACGAAGTCGGCCGTCGAGCGGTACCAGCCGCTGCTGACCAAGGCCGCCGACGGGATCAGGGGGACGGGCGCGTTCAGCGAGCCGGAGCAGTGGCGGTTCGACTGGGAGCGGACCTACACCCGTGACGAGTGGCTCGACCACTTGCCCACGTCCGGCGGTTTGACCTTGCTCCCGCCGGACAAGCTGGCGGAGCTCCTCGACGGCGCCGGTGCCGCCGTCGACGCCATGGGAGGCAGTTTCACGATGCGCTACTCGACGGTGGTGGTCACCGCGACGCGGGTTCCTTGA
- a CDS encoding RNA polymerase sigma factor, with protein sequence MDVEAAVAAAFHEEWGQVVATVIRLTGDWDLAEECAQEAFAAALQTWHRDGVPRRPGAWLTTTARNRANDRLRREAVGVRKLREIAALPPEEDEPDDSPVQDDRLRLMFTCCHPALPFPARIALTLRTLAGLTTGEIARAFLVEESAMSQRLVRAKRKIRNAGIPYRVPPAHLLPERLSSVLGVLYLLFNEGYSATDGAELVRRSLSDEAIRLARVLTELMPGQPEADGLLALMLLQHSRRDARVDADGVLVPLEDQDRTRWYAGEIAEGTTVLDAALHLGRPGPYQVQAAIAACHATAAETDWPQIVVLYGELLKVLPSPVVELNRAVAIAMAHGPGAGLAVVDSLAESGGLDGYHLLPATRADLLRRLGRHDEAAAAYRDALGLAGAEAERAYLRRRLAEAESPGEPPACS encoded by the coding sequence ATGGACGTCGAAGCCGCGGTCGCGGCGGCCTTCCACGAGGAATGGGGTCAGGTCGTCGCCACGGTGATCCGGTTGACCGGCGACTGGGACCTCGCGGAGGAATGCGCTCAGGAGGCGTTCGCCGCGGCGTTGCAGACCTGGCACCGCGACGGCGTCCCCCGGCGCCCCGGCGCCTGGCTCACCACGACCGCCCGCAACCGCGCGAACGACCGGCTGCGCCGCGAAGCCGTCGGCGTGCGGAAACTGCGGGAGATCGCGGCGCTGCCCCCCGAGGAGGACGAGCCCGACGACTCGCCGGTCCAGGACGACCGGCTGCGCCTGATGTTCACCTGCTGCCATCCCGCGCTGCCGTTCCCCGCCAGGATCGCGCTGACGCTGCGCACGCTCGCCGGGCTGACCACGGGCGAGATCGCGCGCGCGTTCCTCGTCGAAGAATCCGCGATGTCACAACGGCTCGTGCGCGCGAAGCGGAAGATCCGCAACGCGGGAATCCCTTACCGCGTACCGCCGGCGCACCTGTTGCCCGAACGGCTGTCCTCCGTGCTCGGGGTGCTGTACCTGCTGTTCAACGAGGGGTACTCGGCGACGGACGGCGCCGAGCTGGTTCGCCGGAGCCTGAGCGACGAGGCGATCCGGCTCGCGCGGGTGCTGACCGAGCTGATGCCGGGCCAGCCCGAAGCGGACGGACTGCTCGCGCTCATGCTGCTGCAGCATTCACGGCGTGACGCGCGCGTCGATGCCGATGGCGTGCTCGTCCCGCTCGAAGACCAGGACCGGACGCGGTGGTACGCGGGCGAAATCGCCGAAGGCACCACCGTGCTCGACGCCGCGCTCCACCTCGGCAGGCCGGGGCCGTACCAGGTGCAGGCCGCCATCGCGGCGTGCCACGCGACGGCGGCCGAAACCGACTGGCCGCAGATCGTGGTGCTCTACGGCGAACTGCTGAAGGTGCTGCCGTCACCGGTGGTGGAGCTGAACCGGGCGGTCGCGATCGCGATGGCGCACGGCCCCGGCGCCGGGCTCGCGGTGGTGGATTCGCTGGCGGAATCCGGCGGGCTCGACGGCTACCACCTGCTGCCCGCGACGCGCGCCGATCTCCTGCGCCGTCTCGGACGGCACGACGAGGCCGCGGCCGCCTACCGCGACGCACTGGGCCTCGCGGGCGCCGAGGCCGAACGCGCCTACCTGCGGCGGCGGCTGGCCGAAGCCGAATCCCCCGGCGAGCCGCCTGCCTGCAGTTAG
- a CDS encoding 2OG-Fe(II) oxygenase — protein sequence MRERVDATNWDTLAKELDEYGCALTEPVLSPEECREIAGWYHEVERFRSTIDMARYRFGQGEYRYFGYPVPDPVRELREAFYPRLLPIVRDWARRLGWAEVWPETLEEWLERCHAAGQTRPTPILLRYGAGDWNALHRDLYGDLVFPLQVVIGLDESGKDYTGGEFLLVEQRPRAQSRGTATVLPQGSGLVFTTRDRPVRSARGWSAAPVRHGVSAVRSGLRHTLGLVFHDAA from the coding sequence ATGAGGGAACGTGTGGACGCGACGAACTGGGACACGCTGGCGAAGGAGCTCGACGAGTACGGCTGCGCGCTCACGGAACCGGTGCTGTCGCCGGAAGAATGCCGCGAGATCGCCGGGTGGTACCACGAGGTCGAGCGGTTCCGGTCGACGATCGACATGGCCAGGTACCGGTTCGGGCAGGGCGAGTACCGGTACTTCGGCTATCCGGTGCCGGATCCGGTGCGCGAGCTGCGGGAGGCGTTCTACCCGCGGTTGCTGCCGATCGTCCGTGACTGGGCACGGCGGCTCGGCTGGGCGGAGGTGTGGCCGGAGACTTTGGAGGAATGGCTGGAGCGCTGCCATGCCGCGGGCCAGACCCGGCCGACGCCGATCCTGCTGCGCTACGGCGCCGGTGACTGGAACGCGCTGCACCGCGATCTCTACGGCGATCTGGTGTTCCCGCTGCAGGTCGTGATCGGCCTCGACGAGTCCGGAAAGGACTACACCGGCGGCGAGTTCCTGCTCGTCGAGCAGCGGCCGAGGGCGCAGTCGCGCGGCACCGCGACCGTGCTGCCGCAGGGAAGCGGGCTCGTGTTCACCACGCGGGACCGGCCGGTGCGCTCGGCACGCGGGTGGTCCGCGGCGCCGGTGCGGCACGGCGTGAGCGCGGTTCGGTCGGGCCTCCGG